In Streptomyces sp. NBC_00433, a single genomic region encodes these proteins:
- a CDS encoding FtsK/SpoIIIE domain-containing protein — MGQPILLVAGLVALAWLLIASRQLRDRRPEWFWYLTGFVPAATRVMTTWRRVARINDLAVSYGPNQRALGGLIVKGTPIRLRFPRLTSVRPLPNGLAVRVRLLPGQTPAAFVEAADAMAHAWHMFAVRVASPRRGVVLISATASDPLENPRLPGDATGVPLLSAVVGALETGGAWVVDFRREPHWLVVGATRSGKSTLLARLVMQLAPQPVALVGVDCKGGMELGLFRGRLSALATSRPEAVTLFGALVVEVQRRMKVCRAAGARSIWELRDEERPVAVVVLVDEMAELYLTNGSRDDRAEAEQCSTYLLRLAQLGAALGVHLVIAGQRVGADLGPGVTALRAQLGGRICHRVNDPATAEMTLGDLHKDAVAVAQSIQPAEQGMAVTTADAAGWVRARSYLTVPADAARLVDAYADRTPHLAFLDDATGAGDPS, encoded by the coding sequence ATGGGACAACCGATTCTCTTAGTCGCCGGCCTGGTTGCGCTGGCGTGGCTTCTGATCGCATCACGGCAACTGCGCGACCGGCGCCCGGAGTGGTTCTGGTACCTGACCGGCTTCGTCCCCGCGGCAACGCGGGTTATGACCACCTGGCGACGGGTGGCCCGGATCAACGACCTGGCCGTGTCCTACGGGCCGAACCAGCGCGCACTCGGCGGCCTGATCGTCAAGGGCACACCGATACGGCTGCGCTTCCCGCGGCTGACGAGCGTCCGGCCGCTGCCCAACGGCCTGGCCGTCCGGGTACGGCTCCTGCCGGGGCAAACCCCGGCCGCGTTCGTCGAGGCCGCGGACGCCATGGCGCACGCATGGCACATGTTCGCCGTGCGGGTCGCGTCACCTCGGCGCGGCGTCGTCTTGATCAGCGCGACAGCGAGCGATCCGCTGGAGAACCCGCGTCTACCCGGGGATGCGACCGGCGTCCCGCTCCTGTCGGCGGTCGTCGGGGCGCTGGAGACCGGCGGCGCCTGGGTGGTCGACTTCCGCCGCGAGCCTCACTGGCTCGTGGTTGGCGCGACGCGCTCGGGGAAGTCCACGCTCCTGGCCCGGCTGGTGATGCAGCTCGCTCCCCAACCGGTCGCACTGGTCGGCGTGGACTGCAAGGGCGGCATGGAACTGGGCCTCTTCCGCGGGCGGCTCTCGGCGCTGGCCACATCTCGCCCGGAAGCCGTGACCTTGTTCGGGGCGCTGGTCGTCGAGGTGCAGCGGCGCATGAAGGTCTGCCGCGCGGCCGGGGCCCGGTCCATCTGGGAACTGCGGGACGAAGAACGGCCGGTGGCGGTCGTCGTCCTGGTGGACGAGATGGCGGAGCTGTACCTCACCAACGGCTCGCGCGACGACCGTGCGGAGGCCGAACAGTGCTCCACCTACCTCCTCCGCCTGGCCCAACTCGGCGCCGCCCTGGGCGTCCACCTGGTCATCGCCGGTCAACGTGTCGGCGCCGACCTCGGCCCCGGCGTGACCGCGCTGCGCGCTCAGCTCGGCGGACGCATCTGCCACCGCGTCAACGACCCCGCCACCGCGGAGATGACCCTCGGCGACCTGCACAAGGACGCCGTTGCCGTTGCTCAGAGCATCCAGCCCGCTGAACAGGGCATGGCCGTCACCACCGCCGACGCGGCGGGCTGGGTACGGGCTCGCTCGTATCTCACCGTCCCTGCCGATGCCGCCCGGCTGGTCGACGCGTACGCCGACCGGACACCGCACCTGGCGTTCCTGGACGACGCGACGGGAGCCGGTGACCCCTCATGA
- a CDS encoding recombinase family protein — MGKRSRTRTAADQKTYAVETEWSGADLALLEELKRAETRLPDDAPRALLSIRLSVLTEDTTSPVRQELDLRVKAREMGCRVVGVASDLNVSATKVPPWKRKQLGDWLNNRVPEFDVLLFWKLDRFVRRLSDLSTMIDWCLKYGKNLVSKNDSIDLTTTAGKIMVTIIGGIAEIEATNTSTRVASLWDYTKTQSEWLVGKPSYGYMTTDDDNGKVKLVIDPDAYRVLHWCRRASMRGVSVTRMVKVLTRAGIPTRGNGTLTTSTMLRRLRNPALLGYRVEEDKNGGGARRSRLVLGTDGKPIRVADAIFTQEEFDDLQAALDRRGKNQPTRQPSGATKFLGVLLCADCGTNLTVQITTNSFGKYKYLRCRACPSGGMGAPNPDEVYGQLVQDVLSVLGDDPVQTRAYAQGAEARREVKRLEEAVSYYMKELEPGGRYAKTRFTREQAQATLDKLIGELETIDSDTTQDRWITVHNGRTFRQRWEEGGMEAMAADLLRVGIRCRVTRTKVKGVRAPHVHMKLMIPKDVRERLVLKEDDFAAAF; from the coding sequence ATGGGAAAACGATCGCGGACTCGCACCGCAGCGGACCAGAAGACCTACGCCGTAGAGACCGAATGGTCAGGCGCAGACTTGGCCTTACTTGAGGAGCTGAAGCGGGCCGAGACCCGGTTGCCGGACGACGCTCCGCGGGCGCTTCTGTCCATTCGGCTGTCCGTACTCACCGAGGACACGACCTCCCCCGTTCGGCAGGAACTCGACCTGCGGGTGAAGGCGCGGGAGATGGGGTGCCGTGTTGTCGGGGTTGCCAGCGACCTGAACGTGTCGGCCACGAAGGTTCCCCCATGGAAGCGCAAGCAGCTCGGCGACTGGCTCAACAACCGGGTTCCTGAGTTCGACGTTCTGCTCTTCTGGAAGCTCGACCGCTTCGTACGTCGTCTCTCCGACCTCTCCACCATGATCGATTGGTGCTTGAAGTACGGCAAGAATCTGGTTTCCAAGAACGACAGCATCGATCTCACCACCACGGCCGGAAAGATCATGGTGACGATCATCGGCGGCATCGCGGAGATCGAGGCCACCAACACGAGCACGCGCGTCGCCAGCCTCTGGGACTACACGAAGACCCAGTCCGAGTGGCTGGTGGGGAAGCCGTCGTATGGCTACATGACCACGGACGACGACAACGGCAAAGTGAAGCTCGTCATCGATCCCGATGCGTACAGGGTCCTGCACTGGTGTCGACGTGCGTCCATGAGGGGCGTCTCCGTCACCCGCATGGTCAAGGTGCTGACGCGCGCCGGCATCCCGACGCGAGGCAACGGCACCCTGACCACCAGCACAATGCTCCGCCGACTGCGCAACCCCGCCCTCCTGGGGTACCGCGTCGAAGAGGACAAGAACGGCGGCGGCGCGCGTCGGTCGAGACTGGTCCTCGGCACCGACGGCAAACCGATCCGGGTAGCTGACGCCATCTTCACGCAGGAGGAGTTCGACGACCTACAGGCAGCACTTGACCGACGCGGCAAGAACCAGCCCACTCGTCAGCCGAGCGGGGCGACGAAGTTCCTCGGCGTCCTCCTATGCGCCGACTGCGGAACGAACCTGACCGTGCAGATCACCACGAACAGCTTCGGGAAGTACAAGTACCTGCGGTGCCGAGCCTGCCCCAGCGGCGGCATGGGAGCGCCGAACCCTGACGAGGTGTACGGACAGCTCGTGCAAGACGTCCTGTCCGTTCTGGGCGACGATCCCGTACAGACGCGCGCGTACGCCCAAGGCGCGGAGGCCCGTAGAGAGGTGAAGCGCCTGGAGGAGGCTGTCAGCTACTACATGAAGGAGCTGGAGCCGGGAGGCCGGTATGCCAAGACCCGCTTCACGCGCGAGCAGGCCCAGGCGACCTTGGACAAGCTGATCGGCGAGTTGGAGACGATCGACTCCGACACCACACAAGACCGCTGGATCACCGTCCACAACGGCAGGACCTTCCGTCAGCGCTGGGAAGAGGGCGGCATGGAGGCCATGGCTGCGGACCTTCTCCGGGTCGGCATTCGATGCAGGGTCACGCGAACCAAGGTGAAGGGCGTCCGCGCCCCGCACGTCCACATGAAGCTGATGATTCCCAAGGACGTACGGGAACGCCTGGTGCTCAAAGAGGACGACTTCGCAGCAGCGTTCTGA
- a CDS encoding carboxymuconolactone decarboxylase family protein translates to MDSSQDMPVEAPVDTLTYHQGWDRFPELTDREKVVLCVVADICRQTLGMPFESHSTMGLTHGVSGDALRELLIFQGDYAELQRHLYAGTTRLTVRERVFGSLTADVLHGVLDGAFAVHVSRALAIGASPDDVRAVIRFSGLFGAAEAWHGLRAAEQVLAGAPGVADPFVA, encoded by the coding sequence GTGGATTCCAGCCAGGACATGCCCGTCGAGGCGCCGGTGGACACCCTGACGTACCACCAGGGGTGGGACCGCTTCCCGGAGTTGACCGACCGCGAGAAGGTCGTGCTGTGCGTCGTCGCCGACATCTGCCGGCAGACGCTGGGCATGCCGTTCGAGTCGCACAGCACGATGGGGCTCACCCACGGCGTGTCGGGTGACGCGCTGCGCGAACTGCTCATCTTCCAGGGCGACTACGCCGAACTGCAGCGCCATCTTTACGCCGGGACGACGCGGTTGACCGTGCGGGAGCGGGTTTTCGGGTCGCTGACCGCGGATGTGCTGCACGGTGTGCTCGACGGGGCTTTCGCCGTCCACGTGTCGCGGGCGCTGGCGATCGGCGCGTCTCCGGACGATGTGCGGGCCGTGATCCGCTTCTCCGGACTGTTCGGGGCAGCCGAGGCCTGGCACGGCCTGCGGGCCGCCGAGCAGGTGCTCGCCGGGGCGCCCGGGGTCGCGGACCCCTTCGTCGCGTAG
- a CDS encoding WHG domain-containing protein, whose protein sequence is MDATTPPRSGARCGNNPRGQGERLRADIITTATRMLDGLADDQALSLRAVAREVGIAATSVYLHFADRDALVLATLERFAADITRAMEAADASAADPAEALRARTLLLGAWAQEHAGLYKVLFESTLNQRVELRFKQDFVDTCADAVQQCVDAGLVPRCDARAIALDLMAAVHGSVSLRINRCDAVWPPFPEQLDRFLTGLVGLPTPT, encoded by the coding sequence ATGGATGCGACCACTCCGCCCCGGAGCGGAGCCAGGTGCGGCAACAACCCGCGCGGCCAGGGCGAGAGGCTGCGGGCCGACATCATCACCACGGCGACCCGGATGCTGGACGGGCTCGCGGACGACCAGGCGCTGTCACTGCGGGCGGTGGCCCGCGAGGTCGGCATCGCCGCCACGTCCGTCTACCTGCACTTCGCCGACCGCGACGCGCTCGTCCTCGCCACGCTCGAACGCTTCGCCGCGGACATCACGCGGGCGATGGAAGCGGCGGACGCCTCCGCGGCCGACCCCGCGGAGGCGCTCCGCGCGAGGACGCTGCTGCTGGGTGCGTGGGCGCAGGAGCACGCCGGGCTCTACAAGGTGCTCTTCGAGAGCACGCTCAACCAGCGGGTCGAACTGCGCTTCAAGCAGGACTTCGTGGACACCTGCGCGGACGCGGTCCAGCAGTGCGTCGACGCCGGCCTCGTGCCGCGGTGCGACGCGAGGGCCATCGCCCTCGACCTCATGGCGGCGGTGCATGGCAGCGTGTCGCTGCGGATCAATCGCTGCGATGCGGTGTGGCCGCCTTTCCCGGAACAACTCGACCGGTTCCTCACCGGTCTCGTGGGCCTCCCCACCCCGACCTGA
- a CDS encoding TIGR03936 family radical SAM-associated protein codes for MQRIRLRYTKRGRLRFTSHRDFQRAFERALRRAEVPMAYSAGFTPHPKVSYANAAPTGVGSEAEYLEIGLAQFRDPELLRALLDESLPAGLDVIEAVEARTSGLAERLEASVWQLRLDGVEPEDARRAVAAFLAADAVEVQRSTKNGIRTFDCRAAVTRFEVVEGEENPEDTTCQGADRPQDQACAILRLVVRHLTPAVRPDDVLSGLHATADLAPPVPAAVTRLAQGPLDEDTGTVTDPLALDRDAVTVPAGSA; via the coding sequence GTGCAGCGCATCCGACTGCGTTACACCAAGCGCGGCCGCCTCCGGTTCACCAGCCACCGCGATTTCCAGCGCGCCTTCGAGCGGGCCCTGCGCCGCGCCGAGGTGCCGATGGCGTACTCGGCGGGTTTCACCCCGCACCCCAAGGTGTCGTATGCCAACGCCGCGCCCACGGGTGTGGGCAGCGAGGCGGAGTATCTGGAGATCGGCCTGGCGCAGTTCCGCGACCCGGAGCTGCTGCGGGCGCTGCTGGACGAGTCGCTGCCTGCCGGACTGGACGTCATCGAGGCGGTCGAGGCCCGCACGTCGGGCCTGGCGGAACGCCTCGAAGCGTCGGTGTGGCAGCTCAGGCTCGACGGGGTCGAGCCCGAGGACGCCCGGCGGGCGGTCGCGGCCTTCCTGGCCGCGGACGCCGTGGAAGTACAGCGCAGCACCAAGAACGGCATCCGCACCTTCGACTGCCGCGCCGCCGTCACGCGGTTCGAGGTCGTCGAGGGCGAGGAGAACCCGGAAGACACGACGTGCCAGGGTGCCGATAGGCCGCAGGACCAGGCCTGTGCGATACTGCGCCTGGTTGTGCGACACCTGACACCTGCCGTGCGACCCGACGACGTACTGTCCGGCCTCCATGCGACGGCCGACCTCGCGCCGCCGGTCCCCGCAGCGGTGACCAGGCTGGCGCAGGGGCCGCTCGACGAGGACACCGGGACGGTCACCGACCCGCTCGCGCTCGATCGCGACGCCGTGACGGTGCCCGCCGGTTCCGCGTAG